Sequence from the Paenibacillus riograndensis SBR5 genome:
AGCCATCATCAGCGAGAATACGGTCATCGAGGATTATATGGAGATCGGAATAGAACGGGAGAATGAGGATGAAATTCTGCTGATCGACAATCGAAGCAAAAAACGCCAATCTGTTGCAGCCAAAACCATATAACCAGCAGAAGACAGGGGGATTCCGATGAAAGAACTCATGGGCGTCATCAATCTTGACCATGAACTGGACCAATTAAACGAGCTGACCTATTTCCGCTGCGGTGCGGCTGTGCCTTTTGCCAGCCGGTACCGGCTGATTGACTTCGTTCTCTCCAACATGATGCGTGCCGAGCTGGAAAGCGTAGGGCTGTTTGTCCGCCGCAAATACCGCTCGCTCATGGACCATCTCGGCGACGGCAAGTCGTGGGACATGAACCGCAAGCATGGCGGGTTGTTCATTTTACCGCCCGACTGGAATGATCCGACGGATACTTCCCTGGGAGATCTGCAGCATTATCACAACAATCTCGATTTCTTCAAGCGGGCTTCAGCCAAATATATCGTATTCTCCGGCAGCCAGCACATCAATACCGCAGACCTCCAGGAAGTGTATCAATATCACTTGGAGAAGGGTGCTGACGTCACGCTGGTGTACAAGAAGATTGAAGAGCTTCAGCCGGAGCATGATCCGTGCCTGCGGGTTGAGGTCGATGAAGACAGCAATGTGACGGAGATCCATCAGGAGAAGGACCATCCCAATGTGTATCTGGATATTTTTATTATGGAGAAAAAACTGTTCCTGGAGCAGGTCGAATACTGCATCGCCCATGGGGAAAGCTACTTTTTCCGCGATGCCATCCAGAAGAACCGCCACAAGTTCAAAATCGCCGCTTATGAATATACAGGCTATCACGCCGTGATCAATTCGCTGGAGAGCTATTACAAGAACAGTCTGAACCTGCTGCAGCAGGATAATTATTTCGGACTCTTCAAAGAGAACCCGGTCCAGACGAAGATAAAATATGAAGCCCCTACCCGCTATCTGGACAGCGCCGAGGTCAGCAACTCGCTGGTGGCCAATGGCTGCATCATCGCCGGAACCGTGGAGAACAGCGTGATTTTCCGGGGGGTACAGATCCGTAAGGGCGCGCGCATCGTCAATTCTGTAATTATGCAGAAATGCGTGATTGAAGAGAATGCCGTGATCGAGAATGTTATTATGGATAAAGATGTGCATCTGAGCAGGGAACGGATACTTGTCGGGGACAGCAAACGTCCATTTGTGATTGCCAAGAGCAGTAAGATCTAAGCACAAGCCTGTCTACTAAAAAAGCATTTGTTAGGAGGAAACCGCTGTTGTTCAACGATAAAGAGACTTTTAAAGAAGTGTTCCGCAAGACACTCATCGGAAAACTGGGCAAGCCGCTGGAGGAAG
This genomic interval carries:
- the glgD gene encoding glucose-1-phosphate adenylyltransferase subunit GlgD is translated as MKELMGVINLDHELDQLNELTYFRCGAAVPFASRYRLIDFVLSNMMRAELESVGLFVRRKYRSLMDHLGDGKSWDMNRKHGGLFILPPDWNDPTDTSLGDLQHYHNNLDFFKRASAKYIVFSGSQHINTADLQEVYQYHLEKGADVTLVYKKIEELQPEHDPCLRVEVDEDSNVTEIHQEKDHPNVYLDIFIMEKKLFLEQVEYCIAHGESYFFRDAIQKNRHKFKIAAYEYTGYHAVINSLESYYKNSLNLLQQDNYFGLFKENPVQTKIKYEAPTRYLDSAEVSNSLVANGCIIAGTVENSVIFRGVQIRKGARIVNSVIMQKCVIEENAVIENVIMDKDVHLSRERILVGDSKRPFVIAKSSKI